One genomic window of Desulfobulbaceae bacterium includes the following:
- a CDS encoding vitamin B12-dependent ribonucleotide reductase — protein sequence MTKRISTTNITLPPDAIKPQFKDNALTVLKKRYLIRDQQGNVTEDPQDMLWRVAKTIAAGDLVFNTNAPIAQLAVDFYEMMASFDFLPNSPTLMNAGRELGQLSACFVLPVEDSMESIFEAVKQTALIHKSGGGTGFSFSRIRPHNDVVHSTKGVSSGPLSFMSVFDCATETIKQGGTRRGANMAIMRVDHPDIMDFIKAKADLTKLNNFNLSVAITDEFMEAVKVDGEYALVNPRDGEIVKKQSANKIFRQIVKQAWLTGEPGIVFIDRINAKNPTPQAGMIESTNPCGEQPLLPYESCNLGSINLANMVVGDKVNYQKLGRTVEKAVHFLDNVIDINRYPLPEIDRVTKRNRKIGLGVMGFADMLAMLNVPYSSAKATELAEEVMHFIDTKAHDCSIALGEQRGAFPNFPESIYGRQNPSAPVRNATRTTIAPTGTLSILAGCSSGVEPIFAISFIRRVMDNTEMIEVNPVFERVAKENGFYSEDLLRKISKAGTIQGFEEIPTKFRQVFETAHDITPRNHIDIQAAFQKHTNNAVSKTINFGHGATVDDVKEAYLLAFELGCKGITIYRDGCRANQVLSTTKTDKKQDSAESSAPVKRDRPRSLVGRTYQMATGCGQMYVTINEDEQNRQFELFNFVGKAGGCAASQCEAIGRLVSLAWRSGMSADPIVKQLIGISCHKPAGFGAQKVLSCADAIAQAVRQHIEGVSGKPDNGMSENAMSFGACPECGGAVEHESGCCVCHSCGYSECA from the coding sequence ATGACCAAACGAATCAGCACCACAAATATCACCTTGCCCCCTGACGCCATCAAGCCGCAATTCAAAGACAATGCCTTGACCGTTCTCAAGAAACGTTACCTTATCCGGGACCAGCAGGGCAACGTCACTGAAGACCCGCAAGACATGCTCTGGCGGGTGGCGAAAACCATCGCCGCCGGAGACCTGGTCTTTAATACCAATGCCCCCATCGCTCAATTGGCAGTAGATTTCTATGAGATGATGGCCTCTTTTGACTTCCTTCCTAACTCGCCGACCCTGATGAATGCCGGTCGTGAGTTGGGTCAGCTGTCCGCCTGTTTTGTGCTGCCGGTGGAAGATTCCATGGAGAGCATCTTTGAGGCGGTCAAGCAGACAGCCTTGATCCACAAGAGCGGCGGCGGCACCGGATTCTCCTTTTCCCGGATCAGGCCCCATAACGATGTCGTTCATTCGACCAAGGGCGTTTCCAGTGGACCCTTGTCCTTTATGTCGGTTTTTGACTGCGCTACTGAGACCATTAAGCAGGGTGGCACCCGTCGCGGGGCTAATATGGCCATTATGCGTGTTGATCATCCAGATATCATGGACTTTATCAAGGCCAAGGCCGATCTGACCAAGCTCAACAACTTTAATCTCTCGGTGGCTATTACTGATGAGTTCATGGAGGCGGTCAAGGTTGACGGTGAGTACGCCCTGGTCAATCCTCGTGACGGGGAGATCGTCAAGAAGCAGAGCGCGAACAAGATCTTTCGCCAGATAGTCAAACAGGCCTGGTTGACCGGCGAACCGGGTATTGTTTTTATCGACCGGATCAATGCCAAAAATCCGACACCTCAGGCGGGGATGATCGAGAGCACCAACCCCTGCGGCGAGCAGCCGCTGCTGCCGTATGAGTCCTGTAACCTGGGTTCCATCAATCTGGCCAATATGGTGGTCGGCGACAAGGTGAATTATCAGAAGCTGGGCCGGACCGTGGAGAAGGCGGTTCATTTCCTCGATAACGTTATCGACATCAATCGCTATCCCTTGCCGGAGATCGATCGGGTCACCAAGCGCAATCGTAAGATCGGTCTTGGTGTGATGGGTTTTGCCGACATGCTGGCGATGCTTAATGTTCCTTATTCTTCAGCGAAGGCCACGGAGCTTGCCGAAGAGGTGATGCACTTTATCGATACCAAGGCCCATGATTGTTCCATCGCCTTGGGTGAGCAGCGGGGTGCCTTCCCTAATTTTCCGGAGAGCATCTACGGTCGCCAGAACCCCTCGGCTCCGGTCCGTAACGCGACTCGGACCACCATTGCCCCTACGGGTACTCTCAGCATCCTGGCCGGGTGCTCCAGCGGTGTCGAGCCGATTTTTGCCATCTCCTTTATCCGTCGGGTGATGGACAACACCGAGATGATTGAAGTCAACCCAGTGTTTGAGCGGGTTGCCAAGGAGAATGGCTTTTATTCCGAAGATCTGCTGCGCAAGATTTCCAAAGCCGGAACGATTCAGGGCTTTGAGGAAATTCCCACCAAATTCCGCCAGGTGTTTGAGACTGCTCATGATATCACGCCGCGCAACCATATTGATATTCAGGCAGCCTTCCAGAAGCACACCAACAATGCGGTCAGCAAGACAATCAATTTTGGTCATGGCGCCACGGTTGATGATGTCAAGGAGGCCTATCTCCTGGCCTTTGAACTGGGGTGCAAGGGGATTACCATCTACCGTGACGGTTGTCGCGCCAACCAGGTGTTGAGTACGACTAAGACTGACAAGAAACAGGACTCAGCCGAGTCGTCGGCGCCGGTGAAGCGCGATCGCCCGCGCAGCTTGGTGGGCCGGACCTATCAGATGGCCACCGGTTGCGGCCAGATGTATGTGACAATAAACGAGGATGAGCAGAATCGTCAGTTCGAGTTGTTTAACTTCGTCGGCAAGGCCGGTGGTTGCGCCGCCAGTCAGTGTGAGGCCATTGGTCGGTTGGTTTCTCTCGCTTGGCGAAGCGGCATGTCCGCAGATCCGATCGTCAAACAGTTGATTGGCATCAGTTGCCATAAACCCGCAGGGTTCGGGGCGCAAAAAGTCCTCTCCTGTGCCGACGCCATTGCTCAAGCCGTTCGTCAGCATATCGAGGGTGTCAGTGGCAAACCGGACAATGGCATGTCCGAGAATGCCATGAGCTTTGGCGCCTGCCCGGAATGTGGAGGGGCGGTGGAGCACGAGAGCGGCTGCTGTGTCTGCCACTCCTGCGGGTACTCCGAGTGTGCTTAA
- a CDS encoding LysR family transcriptional regulator, which produces MDFHQPKVFASVFRHKSFTKASDEMCVSQPTISEHIKNLEHEFSCKLFDRLGRTIAPTQRAERLYPKVLRLLDNAIRLQEEFKAEEGQVQGELIIGASTIPGTYILPRQACLFRQQYPDTSFEISIHDSREIIDMVLNHSLLCGVVGAKMENQLHYVPLTEDELVLVAAQGLITTPLLTAADLAQIPLLMREEGSGTRDSMIHLLEEAGISLDTMTVVATLGSSAAVKEAVKEGLGAAWISRIAVQDSLSLGELVEIPYPGLFQSRRFYLVTHKKRTLPHHYQVFYEYLRASQR; this is translated from the coding sequence ATGGATTTTCATCAGCCCAAGGTATTCGCCTCAGTATTCCGGCACAAAAGTTTCACCAAGGCCTCGGATGAGATGTGCGTCAGCCAGCCCACCATCAGTGAACACATCAAAAATCTTGAACACGAATTCTCCTGCAAGCTGTTTGACCGGCTTGGGCGCACAATCGCCCCAACCCAACGGGCAGAGAGGCTCTACCCCAAGGTGCTGCGTCTCCTGGACAACGCGATTCGCCTCCAAGAGGAATTCAAGGCCGAAGAGGGTCAGGTGCAGGGCGAACTGATCATTGGGGCCAGCACAATCCCTGGAACCTATATCCTGCCGCGTCAAGCCTGTTTGTTCCGCCAGCAGTATCCCGACACCTCCTTCGAGATCTCAATCCATGACAGCCGCGAGATCATCGATATGGTCCTTAATCACTCCTTGCTCTGCGGGGTGGTTGGTGCAAAAATGGAGAACCAGCTCCACTATGTGCCACTCACAGAAGACGAACTCGTCCTGGTCGCTGCTCAGGGGCTGATCACTACTCCCCTTCTTACCGCCGCCGACCTCGCACAGATCCCGCTACTGATGCGGGAGGAAGGGTCAGGGACCAGAGACAGCATGATCCATCTACTGGAAGAGGCTGGCATCTCTCTAGATACCATGACTGTGGTAGCGACATTGGGATCGTCAGCCGCAGTAAAAGAAGCTGTAAAAGAAGGGCTGGGGGCTGCCTGGATCTCCCGGATTGCGGTCCAGGATTCTCTAAGCCTTGGTGAACTGGTCGAAATACCGTACCCAGGTCTTTTCCAAAGTCGGCGTTTTTATCTCGTTACCCACAAGAAGCGGACGCTGCCCCACCATTATCAGGTGTTTTACGAGTACCTGCGGGCTTCGCAGCGATGA
- the thpR gene encoding RNA 2',3'-cyclic phosphodiesterase, whose translation MPRLFVAIDLPESLKTTLTGICHGIPGTHWLPPNQLHLTLRFIGDVDNGLFRAIMDGLSGNDLPPAKCHLRSIGCFPAKGRPRVIWAGVSEEATGLFTLQRHLEKEIRRFGITPEERPFTPHITLARLKDPPKEAVFAFLSKNAEFQGGAFTVTAFHLYSSSLTPKGAIHTLERSYQLHQARE comes from the coding sequence ATGCCCCGCCTCTTTGTCGCCATCGACCTGCCGGAATCACTCAAAACCACCCTGACAGGTATCTGTCACGGCATCCCCGGCACCCACTGGCTTCCACCAAATCAGTTGCACCTGACCCTCCGCTTTATCGGCGACGTCGACAACGGCCTGTTCCGCGCGATCATGGATGGCCTCAGTGGCAACGATCTGCCCCCGGCCAAATGCCACCTGCGGAGCATAGGTTGTTTTCCTGCCAAAGGGCGTCCTCGGGTGATCTGGGCAGGGGTAAGCGAGGAGGCAACCGGTCTCTTCACCCTCCAGCGGCACCTCGAGAAAGAGATCAGAAGATTTGGCATCACTCCCGAAGAACGACCATTCACTCCCCACATCACCTTAGCCCGCCTCAAAGATCCCCCGAAAGAGGCAGTCTTCGCGTTCTTATCAAAAAATGCAGAGTTTCAAGGCGGCGCATTTACCGTGACCGCGTTCCATCTTTACTCTAGCTCCCTGACCCCAAAAGGCGCTATCCACACCCTGGAGCGATCATATCAACTGCATCAGGCGAGAGAATGA
- a CDS encoding TIGR00730 family Rossman fold protein produces MSEFVDGFDTLSEIKRPAVSIFGSARVKPDEKSYQLAEAIAGGLARAGYAVITGGGPGIMEAANKGASEAGGISVGLNINLPFEQEPNPFSNMPLSFKYFFIRKVMFIKYAMAFVGMPGGFGTLDELFEAVTLIQTRRIKSFPIILVGKDYWSGMVDWIKERMLESGHINSEDMLFFNVIDDPDEVVNTIRRTVVV; encoded by the coding sequence ATGTCGGAGTTTGTGGATGGTTTTGATACCTTGTCGGAGATTAAGCGGCCTGCGGTTTCTATTTTTGGTTCGGCCCGGGTCAAGCCTGACGAGAAATCGTATCAATTGGCCGAAGCCATTGCCGGTGGGCTGGCTCGGGCCGGTTACGCGGTGATTACCGGTGGCGGACCGGGGATTATGGAGGCCGCCAATAAAGGAGCTTCGGAGGCTGGCGGCATCTCAGTTGGCCTCAATATTAACTTGCCTTTTGAGCAGGAGCCCAACCCCTTCTCCAATATGCCGCTCAGCTTCAAGTATTTCTTTATCCGTAAGGTTATGTTTATCAAATACGCCATGGCGTTTGTGGGGATGCCTGGCGGTTTCGGGACCCTGGACGAGCTGTTTGAGGCCGTGACTCTGATCCAGACCCGCAGGATTAAAAGTTTTCCGATTATCTTGGTCGGCAAGGATTATTGGTCCGGCATGGTTGATTGGATTAAGGAGAGGATGCTCGAATCCGGCCATATCAATTCAGAAGATATGCTGTTTTTTAATGTCATCGACGATCCGGATGAGGTGGTGAATACCATCCGGCGGACGGTTGTTGTGTGA
- a CDS encoding tetratricopeptide repeat protein has product MGFPYVAPVATLSRHDFIRFELQFVKSLLEFFSCQSVRFIIGEGDEWVESYGHSAELSEAVRAGVTLVRQGNKPVVGPEGQTLFLPIRQNGELVAVAVLTGEGENQYRRYSEDWLLERGKLVVREFSLIKRWAMDPVSGVLNAIHLREELQILLALAETHSAPPDGQLILIEVAMRAQGAGQLLQNISLIAAYLDSLIGIQASLHHVGAGVFALIRNGSNMDEAQRFGSVLLRKMKRQGTQEGDPVRLRKVHVAITPLSAVTHGHFESSDDESAVDHLLDLAWQTLETARKRGSFSTSVAADETMVQQHLLAPLAPEVMARLKRVWKGENEFSLVAIQKDIADQDEFPSRVIVLAGEEVKVVVLDSSRAIIYLPGAEEEPAAEWACGFVNRINLLGIGTFSMGVASYPCPGFHKLDMPANAKKALVHTQFFGAGTITSFSGVSLNISGDIYYNEGDLVSAIREYRLGLNLTPDNVNLLNSLGVIYAQLDDYAKAIPLFERAIALNVNDFMALFNLGFAHLCHGDQDKALESFERAEKIDDTHFDLLLQLGQLYCQRGKYKVAVRVLTKAEKVVSSQGRTGKRVSLDRGDSGSEERQGLLGHGLVYRYLGEAYKGIGHNREAMTYLQRAARYNSRDSESLSQLGELYAAEKQGLDIALAFCRQAVEIEGSRASYWHRMAVVLDCREEWNEALEAVLRCLSLDPGYVDALMLKASLYEKLHQPQLARGAYEKVLRLDGTHSRAVKALKKINQTRRKV; this is encoded by the coding sequence ATGGGTTTTCCATATGTTGCCCCTGTCGCGACTTTGTCTCGGCACGACTTTATCCGCTTTGAGCTGCAATTTGTTAAATCGTTGCTTGAATTTTTCTCTTGCCAATCGGTTCGCTTCATTATTGGCGAGGGAGATGAGTGGGTCGAGAGTTACGGTCACTCAGCCGAGCTGTCAGAGGCGGTTCGGGCAGGGGTGACCCTGGTGCGGCAAGGGAACAAGCCGGTTGTCGGTCCTGAAGGTCAGACCCTCTTTCTGCCGATCCGGCAAAACGGAGAGCTGGTGGCTGTCGCGGTTTTGACCGGGGAGGGAGAGAACCAGTATCGCCGGTATTCAGAGGATTGGCTTCTTGAAAGGGGGAAGCTGGTCGTCAGGGAGTTCTCGTTGATTAAGCGCTGGGCAATGGACCCGGTATCCGGAGTTTTGAACGCCATTCATCTGCGAGAGGAGTTGCAGATTCTGCTGGCTCTTGCCGAGACTCATTCTGCCCCTCCGGATGGCCAGCTTATCCTGATCGAGGTGGCGATGCGGGCTCAGGGCGCTGGTCAGTTATTGCAGAATATCAGTCTGATTGCTGCGTATCTCGACTCTTTGATCGGCATTCAGGCGTCGCTGCACCATGTGGGCGCCGGGGTCTTCGCCTTGATCCGGAACGGCTCGAACATGGATGAAGCCCAGCGGTTCGGTTCGGTGTTGTTGCGTAAAATGAAGCGTCAGGGGACTCAGGAGGGCGATCCCGTCAGGCTGAGGAAGGTTCATGTCGCCATTACGCCGTTGAGCGCTGTAACCCATGGGCATTTCGAGAGTTCAGATGATGAGTCGGCAGTCGATCATCTCCTTGACCTGGCGTGGCAGACTTTGGAGACGGCCAGAAAGCGAGGGAGTTTCTCTACCTCGGTTGCTGCGGATGAAACGATGGTTCAGCAACATCTGCTTGCCCCGCTTGCCCCTGAGGTGATGGCGCGATTGAAACGGGTGTGGAAGGGAGAAAACGAGTTTTCCTTAGTCGCCATCCAAAAAGATATCGCCGATCAAGACGAATTCCCCAGCCGGGTAATCGTCTTGGCTGGGGAAGAGGTGAAAGTGGTCGTGCTCGATAGTAGTCGGGCTATCATCTATCTGCCCGGTGCGGAGGAAGAGCCTGCCGCTGAATGGGCGTGTGGTTTTGTCAATAGAATCAATTTGTTGGGTATTGGCACCTTTTCCATGGGGGTTGCCAGTTACCCGTGCCCCGGATTTCATAAGCTCGATATGCCGGCTAATGCCAAGAAGGCCTTGGTTCATACCCAATTCTTTGGGGCCGGGACCATTACTTCCTTCAGTGGGGTGAGCTTAAATATCAGTGGCGATATCTATTATAATGAGGGCGATCTGGTCAGCGCTATCCGCGAGTATCGGCTGGGGTTGAACCTTACTCCTGATAACGTCAATCTTTTGAATAGCTTAGGAGTTATTTACGCCCAGCTTGATGATTACGCCAAGGCCATTCCGCTGTTTGAGCGGGCGATAGCGCTGAATGTAAACGATTTTATGGCCTTGTTTAATCTTGGCTTTGCCCACCTTTGTCATGGCGACCAGGATAAGGCTCTTGAATCTTTTGAACGAGCCGAGAAGATTGATGATACCCACTTTGATCTCCTGCTGCAACTGGGACAACTGTACTGTCAGCGTGGTAAGTATAAGGTGGCTGTCCGGGTGTTGACCAAGGCTGAAAAGGTTGTCAGTAGTCAAGGTCGAACAGGGAAAAGAGTGTCTTTGGATCGTGGTGATTCCGGGAGCGAAGAGAGGCAGGGCCTCTTGGGTCATGGTTTGGTCTATCGTTATCTTGGTGAGGCGTATAAGGGGATCGGACACAATCGGGAGGCCATGACCTATCTCCAGCGGGCTGCCCGCTATAATAGCAGGGACAGCGAGTCGTTGAGTCAGTTGGGGGAACTCTATGCCGCCGAAAAGCAGGGCCTTGACATTGCCCTTGCTTTTTGCCGACAGGCGGTGGAGATTGAGGGGAGCAGAGCATCGTACTGGCACCGAATGGCGGTTGTTCTGGATTGCCGCGAAGAGTGGAATGAGGCGCTGGAGGCTGTGCTGCGCTGCTTGTCCCTGGACCCGGGATATGTCGATGCCTTGATGTTGAAAGCCTCTCTTTATGAAAAATTACATCAGCCCCAACTTGCCAGGGGCGCGTATGAGAAGGTGCTGCGGCTTGACGGAACTCACTCCCGTGCCGTTAAAGCGCTTAAGAAGATTAATCAGACCAGGAGAAAAGTGTGA
- a CDS encoding L-seryl-tRNA(Sec) selenium transferase, whose translation MDTTEKKQGLLRAIPKVDEFLGWLAGGDDESRLGGDLGEATLPLIKRAVRETLDIARAAILDGSLIDGEWLNCEALASEVRQRLALMLRPKFTTVINATGVVIHTNLGRSLLPDCAMDSIMRVGRHYSNLEFDLATGKRGSRYALVEDLLCELTGAEAALVVNNNAAAVLLVLGTLAAGREVVVSRGQLVEIGGSFRIPEVMERSGARLVEVGATNRTHLRDYEQAISSETALLLKVHTSNYRMIGFTSEVPLGEMVSLGARHGIPVMEDLGSGSLVDLTRCGLVKEPTVGEVVMSGVDVVTFSGDKLLGGPQAGLIVGRKAIIDRVKRNPLNRALRIDKFTLAGLEGVLRLYRDERAAMRTIPTLVMLSATRQDITKRAVRLKRLLGSGLDQVCQVELVNTESRVGGGAMPEQGLPSKALALRPLAMSVNALEQEFRQLDLPIIGRIERDALLLDLRTVSDQQVKPLAQAVLGFFRRW comes from the coding sequence ATGGATACAACAGAGAAAAAACAGGGTCTGCTGAGGGCGATACCAAAAGTCGATGAGTTTCTTGGCTGGCTTGCAGGCGGTGACGATGAGTCCCGGTTGGGCGGGGATCTTGGCGAGGCAACGCTGCCGCTGATCAAGCGGGCGGTGCGGGAGACCCTTGACATTGCCAGGGCAGCCATCCTTGACGGTTCGCTGATTGATGGGGAGTGGCTGAATTGTGAGGCCCTTGCGAGTGAAGTTCGGCAGCGGCTTGCGCTGATGCTGCGGCCCAAATTCACGACAGTGATCAACGCCACCGGGGTGGTGATTCACACCAACTTGGGCCGTTCCCTCCTGCCAGATTGCGCCATGGACTCGATCATGCGGGTGGGGCGTCATTATTCCAATCTGGAATTTGATTTAGCGACCGGCAAGCGGGGCAGTCGGTATGCTCTGGTAGAGGATCTCCTTTGCGAACTGACCGGGGCTGAGGCCGCTTTGGTGGTCAACAACAATGCCGCGGCCGTCTTGCTGGTCCTTGGCACTCTGGCCGCAGGCCGTGAGGTCGTGGTCTCTCGGGGACAGCTGGTGGAGATTGGCGGTTCGTTCCGTATCCCTGAGGTGATGGAGCGAAGCGGCGCCCGGCTGGTTGAGGTTGGCGCCACCAATCGTACTCACCTTCGGGATTACGAGCAGGCGATCTCCTCAGAAACGGCGCTGCTGCTCAAGGTGCATACCAGCAACTATCGAATGATCGGTTTTACTTCGGAAGTGCCGCTTGGTGAGATGGTCTCATTGGGCGCTCGGCACGGTATCCCGGTGATGGAGGACCTGGGCAGCGGATCGCTGGTTGATTTGACCCGTTGCGGTTTGGTCAAGGAACCGACCGTGGGCGAAGTGGTGATGAGCGGAGTCGATGTGGTCACCTTCAGCGGCGACAAGCTTTTGGGCGGGCCGCAAGCTGGGTTGATTGTCGGCCGCAAGGCGATCATTGACAGGGTCAAGAGAAATCCCTTGAATCGGGCCTTGCGGATCGATAAGTTTACCCTGGCTGGACTAGAAGGGGTTCTGAGGCTGTATCGCGACGAGCGTGCGGCCATGCGCACTATCCCGACGCTTGTGATGCTGTCCGCCACCCGTCAAGATATTACCAAAAGGGCAGTGCGTCTTAAGCGTCTGCTTGGAAGCGGTCTTGACCAGGTGTGCCAGGTTGAGCTTGTGAATACCGAATCACGGGTCGGCGGCGGAGCGATGCCTGAACAGGGATTGCCCTCCAAGGCCTTGGCGCTCAGGCCTCTTGCCATGTCGGTCAACGCCTTGGAGCAGGAATTCCGGCAGCTTGATCTGCCGATTATTGGCAGGATTGAACGTGATGCCTTGCTTCTTGACCTGCGCACGGTATCCGATCAGCAAGTGAAACCATTGGCCCAGGCTGTGCTGGGATTTTTTCGGCGCTGGTAG
- the rsmI gene encoding 16S rRNA (cytidine(1402)-2'-O)-methyltransferase gives MDGVSRVLTDTRSPRPGAGKLYVVATPIGNLEDITVRALRVLSEVTLIACEDTRHTRKLLTHFQINTPQTSYYREKEAQKTGKIIRVLLDGRDVALVSDAGVPCISDPGFVLVNEALAEGICVVPIPGPCALTTAISMAGLKADQFLFCGFLPAKGSERRKVLHSLAIQPALLVFYESPHRLRASLADCLAVLGDRQAVVCKELTKIYEQCLCGSLSQMLASLEGDAARGEFVVLVEGAIVQEAPVEGQDLQGLLAWYHQQSGLSLKDSVAKIAVDLGLPRAKVYEEALQVWGK, from the coding sequence ATGGATGGCGTGTCTCGCGTGTTGACTGACACCCGCTCACCCCGTCCTGGCGCCGGGAAACTCTATGTGGTGGCTACCCCGATCGGCAATCTTGAGGACATTACGGTGCGTGCGCTCAGGGTCTTGAGTGAAGTGACGCTGATCGCCTGTGAGGACACTCGGCACACCCGTAAACTGCTCACACATTTTCAGATTAACACTCCCCAGACCAGCTATTACCGGGAGAAAGAGGCGCAAAAGACCGGCAAGATAATCAGGGTTCTCCTCGATGGTCGTGATGTGGCGTTAGTCTCCGATGCCGGGGTGCCCTGCATCTCCGATCCGGGATTTGTGTTGGTCAATGAGGCGTTGGCTGAGGGGATTTGCGTAGTCCCTATCCCTGGCCCCTGTGCCTTGACTACAGCTATCAGTATGGCAGGGCTCAAGGCGGATCAATTTCTGTTTTGTGGTTTTTTACCTGCCAAGGGGAGCGAACGTAGGAAGGTGCTGCACTCGTTGGCCATCCAGCCGGCGTTGCTGGTATTTTATGAGTCTCCGCATCGTTTGCGGGCAAGTCTTGCCGATTGTTTGGCAGTGCTGGGCGATAGACAGGCGGTGGTTTGCAAGGAGTTGACCAAGATCTATGAACAGTGTCTGTGCGGGTCATTGTCCCAGATGCTGGCCTCTCTGGAGGGGGATGCTGCCCGGGGAGAGTTCGTGGTCCTGGTCGAGGGGGCGATTGTTCAGGAGGCTCCGGTTGAAGGCCAGGATTTGCAAGGGCTTCTGGCCTGGTATCACCAACAATCGGGGCTGTCGCTCAAGGACTCGGTGGCCAAGATTGCCGTTGATCTCGGCCTGCCCAGGGCTAAGGTCTATGAGGAGGCGTTGCAGGTCTGGGGGAAGTAG